The following nucleotide sequence is from Arvicola amphibius chromosome 1, mArvAmp1.2, whole genome shotgun sequence.
cccttctgtctgagcattggtagaggtaagaactctctagtggttggtgctctgcttctctgatctttcagcattaacccctatatctgattccaagtttttattattaagaccaattaacaATTGTGTTACaaagaacacattttcttttaataggcTACATTACCCACACGGTCCACACCTGAGAGGTGAAGTCATGCTGTTGCAACTGCCGCCCTTCACGCAGGTCCCAGGATCTCACAGTGTTGTCTAAACCGCCTGTCCAGAGCTTGGTGCCATCATTAGAAATGTCAATACAACTGGCTCCATCTGTGTGGCCCTGGAATTgcctgaaaatataaaatggagggAAAGCCCTTGAAacgttaatttttattttaattcaattaattaattgaacTCAATTAATCTGTGAACTTTCTGCTGATCAAATTCAGTGCAGGCTTTATCTACAGATCTCATTTGGTTTATGCTTTCTAATTATTCAAAATAGTAGTAAAACATATGTATCTGTGTCTGGCTGTGCAGGAGAAAAGGACATGCTCACAAGAAATACCCAATGTAAGTACATTCAGTGTGATCCTCTGCCCAGGGTCACTTCTGCTAAAATGTACATGGGGTATGGAGGAAAGAGTTCAAAGTGGGTCCCCACCACACAGTCGAAGATGGCATTGAATATCTGAACCTTACCCAAAAGGTACAAGAAcaacaattattttgtttttggattgAACTTAGCAGTCCTTCAAGATAAGACCAGAAAGGGCTCTTTTCTTCCCACACATGCCCTGTCCATCATAGTGAAAAGTTCCCAATCTTCTCGTATCCTGTCCCTGATTATAATGCTCATTCTCATTTCTCAATCTACAGTGCTGCTGTCTACCTGTTCTTAACTATGGGAACAGACAATTTAGGCCATGTGAGCATTCACAGCAATCCCTGAGCACTGGGCCACTGGCAAGAGCCATACAACTGCTGGTGAAGTTGTGACACATGCAGCACCTAAACTAAAACCATATACTACATCTTCTCACTGAGGAGTAGGGGCAATGATGGGTGTCAGCAGGCACAAATAACAAATTAAAGACACCTAGTGAACCGATGAGGTACTGACAACATTCTATATGTAAAAATGACCTTCActtctaaaaattaaatcagtaatgcttagtgtgtatgtgtgtgtgtgcgcgcacgcacacgtgtatgtaaaacaaaacattcatttaataaaatacagtGGTGAAGCAAGATACTACATTTATTATCTACATTTATTAGGGATTATTTCATTATCCCTAAAGTTTAAGAAAGCTGTGTTCCACCCAGACAAACATATATATTGTCAGACAGTTTTGAGCACCATGTGGTAAATTAGCTCTCCCTTATAAACAAAAAGTGGATTCAGCAGACCTACCTCACCAGAGTCTGGTTGTGCAGATCCCACACTGCGATGTTGCCATCACTACAGCATGAGAAGCAGACCTTGGAGTCAGGGCTGATGGCCAGAGCATAGCAGGCAGGGGCTGAGGATGTCAGCTCTGCCTTGATGCGTGGGGTTGGAGCTGCAAGGTCCCAGATGGACAGTGTACTAGCTTCCCCTCCAACAATTAAGGTGCGACCATCAGGGAGCAATCTGCAGGAACGGATGTAGTTATCCCTGTTCTATGGAGACAAAAGCCATCACAAAATTACCcatgaggaaagaaaacagcattaaCACGAGAGCAGGAATCCATAAAAGTATTGTGTTCCCTTCTGGTTTAATGAGCCATTTATACTTATGACAATGATAAAGTAGATTAATGCTACAAAATTACATGAAATTAAGGAAGTACTTAAACTTGATCTACAAAATTTAGTACCAAGATATTTAATCTTAATTAGCACCCAAATGCAAAGATCTAGTCCCACTCCCGCTACCAAATTAAGCAGCCATGGACGTAATCTGCATACACAGATAACATGGGTCTGCAAACAAACCATTGTAATTCTCCAAGCTCTGAAGCCCTGGCATATTTTGCTGAGGACGAAGGGTCCTGGTATTGAAACCACATCACAGTTAAAGTCACTTGGCAGTAGTTTATGGAAATCTTACATACATTCAATTATGTTAGACTGAATGCTACATTAAAGGACTGTTCTGGTATAAGGGAAGAAAACTAAGCTGCAATTTCCTGTAGAGCCCAAGGACAAATGATAACAGACCAGCTAAGAGGCTGGGAAGCCACATGAACAATTGATTTAAAATTCTCAGGTATGTTCTGGTAGAAGCAATGTGTGAACTCTTAGCATTCTTGAACCAAGTGATTTACCTTTGACCCTGGGAACAGGGTGAATGCAGATTGTACAGATGCACATACTATACATGAAGAACTGGACCACTCTGAGAGAAACCCCCCACCTATCTTCTTGGGACTGCTATGGTTCACTCATCatcagggtttttctttgtcatCCCTGCTCACTTACCAGGCAGTCCAGTTGGGAGACTGGGCTCTTGTTGCCAGGATGGCTGATGTCCCAGACCTTTACACAGCCCTTGCCACCTGTGTACACGTGCCTTGTGGGATTGCTGATGGTCACTGCACACACCACCTCCCCATGGTTGAGGGTATTGATCTGTCGAGCATGTCGAGGGATCCCGGGTCCAATGAGGGCATCAGGGGGAAAGGGAACAGGCTGCATCTGGCCATCGGCACTAACGTGAAAGGAGTACGCTCTAGGgcacaggaaggaaaaaacagGAGGAGGATAATGTAGGAAGcattagcttttgttttcttttgagacaaggtcttatgtatccctggttggcctcaaacttactatatatAGAGTGGGGAGTAACCCATCTGCCTCTACTCCCCATGTGCTATGATTAGAGGTATGCACTGACATGTCCGATTTAAGCAGTAATTGATATCAAAAACCCAGGTTTCATACATAATAGAAACAcattctaccaactaagctacattcctTGAAAATGTCATTAAACCATTCGatataacaaaagagaaagaaaatcctttCAGTGCTACTTGAgatttttgttaaaacaaaaatcaaattcatCTGGTACAACACAATAAGCTTCAAAGTCAGGGGCTTGGCCATAACCGAATACCAACTAGCTGTTTAACAGTTGCTGTGTGACCATCAGTAGTTACCTAGCCCCTATGAATTCAATACTAACTTCAAAAGGGAGAGGATGAGTCTATAGCTTAAAGAGAATTAAGTGGGATAGCTAACATCAAATATACATAGTACCTATTTTTTTCCACTCTAAACCTTcattgctttgaatttttcagTGGTTCCATGGCCTGCACCAGATTTTACCTGTAGATGGATTCATTCCAACCAAATCAATTATTAAAGGTGATGACTAAGCTAAAATTCTAAAGCACTGAATAGTCCCATTCTGTAGGTGAAAACGGTGAGATGGCAGATATGCCAAAAAATAGTTATACTGATCAGACAAAttctaaaaaaatccaaaaggaatGAAAACTTGAAAAAGTGTCCTGCCTGACAGCCCCAAGGCCCACCTTACTTGTATACAAGTATTTCCATTTCCAGTTCACACCCTTAAAAGCCTGTGGTGTGAAAACATTTGGCTTTAAATCTTCATCAACAGATTCTACCTTTAGGACACAACTGTTAGCAAGGGAATAGTGAGGCTGCAGGGATGCAGATCAACTTCAGGAGAAGCAGGTGCCAATAGCAAGTGGAAAGGAGCTGAGCCTATTATGGTAGCTCCTAGGTACCACACCCCTTTTTGAGAAATATGTACCATAGCAGAGAAGGCATTTGTGAGTGTATGAAAGATAGGGGCTTGGACTAAACCATGTGCAGGATAAGAATCTAACCTAagatagtgtggtggtttgaatgagaaatgccccaagttctcaggcatttgaatatttttgttacCTAGTTGGTGGCATTATTTAGGGAGCTTTAGGTGATGCACCCTTGCTGGAGGGAGTAAGGAGGGCTTTGAGATTAAAAGCCTCCTGTCACTGCAGtttgttctgtttcctgcttgtaTTTGAAGATGTGTGTTCTTAGCTACCGGTTCCAACCACCATACCAGGCTCTTGCTGCTTCCTTGCTATAATTATAATAGACTCTAAACCCTTTGGAATCATGAGCCAAAAGGAACACTttcttccacaagttgctttcagtcatggtgctttattatagcaacaaaaagtaactaaaatcAATAGTTTATAGCTCTTTACTGCAAAAGTCTAGGCTggtcatgtttaaaaaaaattagcccaTCATTGAGGGTATGCCACAGATGCTTAAGGGAAGGGTTGAAAAGCTGAGAAGTCAACAGAAAGAGAGTATTTTCTAAGTCAAATAAAGAGGATAAAGAGGACTTGGAGTCACACCAATTGTGAACCTCAAAAGAGTGAGCTTATGAGGAATGTGAACAAAGATGATGGGAATGCTAGGTGCAAGAGCTACAATTCATAGGACCTGACTTATGTATAAGCAAGATAAAGCTTATTCTTTATACTGGAAAAGATGCTTGGATTCTGAAAGCAACACCCCAGTACCAGGAATGTGTTACAACTTTTTGACTACGGGCATTGCATAGCCAGCCCTACCCTACCCCTTGGCTAACATTATAGGCTATTGTCAATGTTATTAGTTCACTCCACAACCTGATGGTTAGAACTTATTGCTGATGACATCACATACTTATGTCTCTGAATATGCAAAAATTGAGCTGTTGCTCCACTACAAGCTTCATGCCCTATTGATCAAtgttcacagtgctggaaggtacTAGACTATGCATGTTACAATCACATTCAGCTATGAACTCTTTGAGATATAATAGAGACCTGCCTGGAAAATGTACCCTGGCAAAATATACTGATACAAGTGAGATACAAATCTTATGGGAgtaactacttttttttttttttttattaaagttaagGATCActctccatgagatggaactcatacTGACTGTTGATGAGGCCAAGAACCCGAGACAAGATAGGTCATGGGCCTTAGGGGAAACCCCGCtagttattttgctaaatgaacatagcaataaaacaactctTAATGACATACTGTTATACCCACAGATACTCATTAGTGCATTGCTCAGTCCTTATCAGAGAAGTTGCTTCTTGCAGATGGTAATTAACATAGAGACCAACAACTGAACATTGTACAGAGTGAAAGACATAGGGTGCTCAGTTCCAAACGTGATGTTTGTATCACACCTCTCCCCtcataggctcagggatctatgtggaagaggaggtgggaagattctaagagccacAGCTAGTAGATGATTCCAAGGAAATAACATTTTTTGACACAACAGacctgatgcacatatgaactcataacAACTGTGACACCATACGTAAGACAGCAAAAGTTCAAGCTagaaaaattccagcatggaaaAGTGGAAGTAGGTACAGAATTACCAAAATTAAGCAAGAAGGTATTTACAATTGATAGCTGAGAGGGAAAATCTTCAATGGAGCAATACTGCATGTATCAACCATTCTGTAGGGCAGGCCTCATGCTCAGGAGTAATTAGCCAATAAAATAttgaatccatatttatttatttgtgtgtgtgtgtgtgtgtgtgtgtgtgtgtgtgtgtgtgtgtatgattttttggtttgttttgttgagaaagAAAGACCATGAAGTTGGGTGGTAGGGAAgctctgggaggagttgaggtgGGGCAAGAATATGATCATAATATCTtgcatcaaacaaaacaaaacaaaaccccaaaccaaaaaggcCAGCACCAGATATGTTCAAGTTTTACCAGTTGGGACTTTTCAACCTCACAATTATGAATTAATGCATTTCTGAAcattatattaaaagaaaacaaaattaaaaaatcctaTTCTGATCTGCTTTTACAGAACTTATATTTAAGTGGGAAGAGGCACACAATGGCTACACGTAAGCATTCAAAAGGTGGGGCCAGTAGTGTCTCTCTACTATCAGCCCAACACttacaaggcagaggcagaaggatcaacaaattcaagaccagccagttTGGGGTACACAGTGAAACTTtacctcaaaaaaattaaaggaagacgACAgtagggaggaaggcagagagggatgTTATTTGAACAGAGCGAGTATGGCAGAATGCTCTGTTAAGAGGGCATCTAACAGAGACCTGAAGTGAGACAGTGAGTCACAGAAAATGTTGATAGAGGGTCACTAGTGAGAATAAATGCCAGAGAGACAGACTCTGTCACATGTGGATAGTCAAGACTAGGGATGCAGCATATGTATGGCAGGTACAATCTCAGCAAAGATGTAATCAAGACTGATGTAATTGTGTGTTttctaaaagggaagaaaaaacactttttcctcttttctttttattctcaaaGCGAAATACTcactttaaaagttttctttgaagATCAATCTAATTAGAACTGTGTTTAGTAGTGAGGCAAAAAAGAGTGCGAGTGCACAAAGACCAAGACTGTGGGATGGGGTGCGGTGAGATTACAAATCAAAAAGAGGCTAGAAGAGGTGTGTTGTGCTAGGCCTGTTATCACTCCAGGGCAGTGTGAACAGACATTCCAAATGCTCAGTTAACTGTAAAAAAGCCAATGAGCAAGCTACCTTTTCTGAAAATAGAACTGAGCAGAAGActgtcctgttttctttcttttcttttttgaaagctCAGCATGTCTGTTCTCTATATGTTCAAATTCTAATCATCTAAGTTTGCATATAAACATCACACTTTCTGAACACTACTGCCTTGAAATCAGTAACAGACATGGAGAAGCCCTGACTGCCAGAGCACTTTCAcaacttatatttttatatgaaggcttgattttaaactaaaaacacCAACTCCACCTTATGCCTTGTCTTTTGCTAAGAGAAAATGAAGCCCTCTTCCTACTCAGcaatgcccaaattccaaaaGTAAAGCAAGGACTAGAGCTTGGCAACATGAATCCAAAGGGACAAAGGGTACTCACGGTTTTCCTCCTGGAATGCCTGTCAAGTTTGGAGGTATTGCTGGCACACCACGCATATGATGGTGTGGATCAAATCCCACCTAAAATTGTcccatgcaaaacaaaacaaaaaacaagacattcATTTGCTATACCTTGCACAATATGGCACTTAAAGCCTAATATatatcatttgaaaataaaattttagagacCTTTACAGAAGTATTTATTgataaaatgaaagaatgtttaatatttaaaggGTCATTTATTCAGGACAGgagaatacaaaaaaattaaactactgattattaaagtttattatagaaacaaaatgtatttttattttctttggggcccAATTTTGTagtttaaaatgtcaaaataactactatattttaagaagtcacaaactttctcatcttcccaaagaaaataatcaagacaTAGTCCACATATCTTAATTTATACAGAAACACTCTGATTCTTCCATAAATACCTTGTATTATATAAACTACATTAAAAAGAATGCAAGACAATGCTGTGTGTCCCCACACTCTATTATAAAAGCAGGTAAACATACCACAGGTGATCTTCCATAGGCTGCTGCAGCTGCGGCTGCTGCAGCAGCTGCACTCATCTGGGGGGAGATGTTGTGTAGCCCAGCATAAGCAGCTCCAGGGCTGGTCAGCTCCCCATTCATCCCAGCATGGGGCACAATCCCAAAGGGGGTTGGATATGGACAAGGTACAGCCATGGGCGTCCTTAGGCTCGATGCTgaagagaaaaccaaaaacacagaaaactgtagTAGCATATTGTTTGCTTGGTTAATAACATAGCCCATAATTCAAATGAACTCATTTTACTATTCTAAAAATCATCCAATCCTTTTGGGTATTTCAATCATCCATCCCATTTTTCTGAATACTTAACACGTGCTAGTCATGGGTGGGGTCACATGCTTAATTTGGAATACTTACTTTGTCTAATGGTCAGTGCTGGTTATTGCTACTTCTAACAGATTTAGCATTACCTAAGTCACTTAAAATCTTTTTGAAAACAGAAGTAAGTATACAGTATTTCCCCCCTTACTAACCTAAGGGGTCCACACCTGGTGGCTTTCCAGGTACAGGCCTCAATCCGGGAGTAGAGTTACTGCCAGGGGTAGGTGCATCAGTTCGCGGAGTAGGAGTATTGGACTTTGAAACGGGAGTAGTAGATTTTTCATTCTAACAAAGAGATGGAATATATCAGCCAGGAGAATATGAATTTACGAGTTAATTTAATACTAAAACAGtaagcaacacaaaacaaagaaatttaagaatttcttcagtttctcttatatcttatattaattaaaaagacTCAGAGAGGCATATTACAGAAAAACCTTCACTGAAGCTGACCTTAGGTTATTTCTAGGAACCTGAATTCAGTCAGAGGCCAAAGAAATTCACCAACCATCCTGAAGGAGGGCCACATGCTGGTGGCCATGGATTTGCCAGGCTCCTAACCACTGTTGATGTCCTAAGATGTACCCTGGATGACTAGCTCCTCTCAGAGAACTCCCACATGAAGCATCATGTAACCCACAGTAGAAAGGAGACAAGCAGAGCTTCAGAAGACAAGACAAGGGTGCTGAACCCAGACTGTGATCAGGCTTTCTGTCCATCATATCCATCCAGACATATACTCTCTATCTGCACACAAACTGAAGAGTTGCCCTAACCTTTAGTTGTAAATTCAAAAGGTCACTGAAAACTTcatatgcctttttaaaaaatgaaaaacgtgttgaggtgaaaaaaaaacaaaaacaaaaacaggatttGCTACACACAAATGCAATCAACTCCACAGTCACAGGCAGAGGTATAGGGACAGTATCTTGACTAGAAGGCAGTTCAGTTTGGCATTTGTGTTAAGTCAAAGCAGACTTTTTATAAGTGACAGAATATTTCTGAGGCAGTAGCTAAAATTATCACAGCTGTGCATAGCTTGGCAATTCAAATGCAGCACGTAATAAAATGACTAACACCCCAAACCAAGGTCACCACAAACCACAGGCAATAAGACCACCTCCCTAACTCCGGTGTGCTGTTTTTTACCCATTATTTCTCTTgtaaatatacagaaagactcAGGAAGCAAATACCATCAATTTAGTAAACCTTTCTGCTCTAAAACATCTTTTCTAATTAAATATATCTGAAACACACATGCATCAATCAGAAATTCAAGCCCTACAGAAAAatgtgaaatatataaaaaatgaaaattcaaaaacTATCTTGGAAGTGGCAATTCTGGTAAGGATTGGGTAACTTACAAGGCTAAGCTCTTTGGATTTGGAGGAAGGAGTACTGCTGGAAGATGCAACAGAGGCGGGGCTGATGGGGGCATCTTTCTTCAGGAGGCGTGTCTTGTCCAGGCCATTCTCTCGAGGGGAGTGTGCTGGGCTTCCTCGAGGGGATGATGGATCctacaaagaaaaaatttaagactCACAACACGGAGGTCCTTGACTGGGGAACTTTTCTAACTGAAAGCACTTAATAGCTtgcttaaaaatacaaaatgttctgAAAAAGATAACAAAATTAACTGAAATTGCTAAAGGAAACATCTGGTATTGAGGTCAGattctaaacaacaacaacaacaagtccACTAATCTGCAAGGAACATCAATACAGTCAGTAGGGCGACCACTAACACCTGTGAACTTGTGGTGGAAAAGGATAGTGTCAACTGAGAGGGAGGAGCAGCGCTTGAGAGGCCCCGCAGTGGACAGTCGGTAATGGTTTCTCAAAAGCAGGCCGCTAACCGCCCACCTACCTCATTGGACACGTCGACCACTAAGTTGTCGTCACTCTTCTCGCCGTCACTGTCCTGCACAGAGAAATGAGAAGCATTACCTCAGCCCTGTAAGAGCAACATCACAGCTTCAGCTACATTTATATGCCCACGCCAGGTCCTGATGTGATGAAAACGGTATCAAACAGAGTTATCACAGTTTACCATGTACTCTACAATGTACTCTTCCTTATTCTTCATGTTGATGTTATGAGCTAGAAATGATTCCATTTCCCATTCTTGAAAATTGGAGCACAATAGCTTCCTTACTACTCTAAAACTCAGAACACAAACTTTCACACCCATCTAAAAACAGACTACAAGTGTAGTGGGGCATGGTTTGGTCtggcaacatttaaaaaaatctgaacaaCTTATTGCATAGTTAAACTGTGAGGTAAAAATCCAAAGTCTGAGCATCTTGTGAAGTTCACAGTCCTACAGTGAACCAGCTGATGGGAAGCAGAGCAACAAATACCTGCCTCCACACTTCCTACCCAGCATGCTCCCTTCTCTTATAGGACCTGCCACTAGAGGAAAATGAGTATCAGTTCATGTGAAGAACATTATGGACGTCTAAGCTAAACACATAAAGTTCTGGAAATAAACTACCCTAACAAATAATGTCCTAGTATACCCAGGTCTTAGATTAGATGTTATAGGAAAGCACTGTGgtcatgtatacacatgtacacatatacatgtatgtttgtgcacataaacatacacacatagctTCAGCTAGTTGATGGAGATAGCTTGAGACACAGCTATAAATACTAtacttaaaaaaatctcttaaaggaTATTGTTATCCTATGTTCTACAATTGGCTGGTAATGGTTAAAATTAGCAGCTGATATAAAGAACAAGACAAACTGGCCTCCACCAAAGCAAAGGTGGATGAACTTACATAGCGAGCTgcaatttccttttcttctgttttctgttttttgctcTCTGAAGAATAGTCTGTAGAGTTCCTGTGTTTCTCAGAACCTCGGAAACTAGCTGATGGGGATACCGAAGAGCTCTGGAATTAGAAACAGACACTGggttgaaaaaaatcattcacttaGAAGTGCAATTAAacatttatccatccatttatttatttatttatttatttatttatttatttatttagtgctgTAGTGCATGCCTGGGGAGCTGTTAaagggagacaggagacagaggaggagatgaaaggagaaagacagaggtacagaggaaaagaaacagacaaagacaaaatagaaagatgattaaaaaagagaataaaaaaaatagcaggCTGAGTATGAACCCCAAAGAGCAGATCTGGTCTCGAGTATCTCATGCATCTTGCTCAAGATTTACACAAAGttgggaaagggaagaaacacAAGAAACGGGACCCAGGGAAAGATAggcttggctttgtttgttttgttttataaagtttACTGGCTGACACAAAGTAGGTATTTGAAACTTCCACAGAGAAACTGAATACAGTTGAGCTTAAAGAATAACCAGtagtttttcaattaaaaaagttaaaaagaaggaaaataatcatTAAAGGCTTGAATAACCAAATGTGGTGGCCATGTGATATATAGACCATAATCACAGAATATTTTACTTAGCCTACATCTACGGCCTGGAACATgcagaagcaagaaaaaaaatgcctgcaaACATCAACTGTATTATTTATGTTCTTCATAAGCCTACTCATTTTGTTTCTGGAAACCCTAAACTCACTGTGGCCAGAGCAGAGGAAGTGGGTTCATGCCTCAAGAAACCACAGTAAGGGGCTACGGGCCATAGGCTCAGGCCACAGGCTTGATGTCTGTTCTTTCAACAGGCACTTAACCTGAGGTGTCCTTACATCGGTGACAAGATTTGAAGCCTGAGAAATGTGATTCTCTGCCATGAAAGTCAGCTGATTATTGAGCATATGTATGATAGCTTAAAACTATGGAtggaaaagtgaaaacaaaaactaCCCTCAAGAATCTGTCAGGCCatgagctagggagatggcccaTTGGCCTTAGTGCTCCTCTCTAAAAACTCCATGTGAATCTGGAAGAAACAGCATGTGCCTATAACTCAAGCCCTTCTACAGGGAGAGAAAAGGTAGAGAATCCCAGAAAGTTAGAAGCTAGATGGTTTCCTGTACACAGCAGCACactagagacttttttttttcaaaaaaactaaaaggCAAGGACCAATAATACCTCAAGTTATTcctaacctccacacacacactctaccctTAACACCCCTCCCCCTACCTTGGGCTAAATTACAGAAAAGGCTTTGGTCATTATTCACTAAGGACAAAGACTAAAACAAtcagatgatttttgtttttatggtgatGGGGTTCTAACCCAGAGCCTCCACCATAGCAAATGTTCTCTAAAATTTAGCTACATCACCAGCTCCCAAAGAAATTTAAGAGACTAATTAACTTAAAAGTCTCTAAAGACTTCTAGTTTCAGTTTATATCTAAGTCATAAGACTTGACATTTTTGCTTCATACGCTCACCAATCCCAATTTGGTATGGTTTTATAGTCACTGAAGTAACAAAGACACTGGTTTCCAGTCAGAACTTCCTATCTAGTTATCACCCTTAATACGTTCTCCATACTTTTAGAATCTTTTATTTTCCCAAAATAGATTCAGTCATCTATccttattcttcttttaaaaaggcaACTGGTTTCCTACAGCTTTAGGAAAGAcatttgaactcctgattttgaCTGTATTCCAAAGCGCCCACTATGAGTCCCGGCCTTGCCCCACTGCCATCAGTGCATTGAGCATGTTCCTTAGGGCTCTATGTATTTTCACAGcatctttgtctttctccatgggattacaggtgtcctTTTGCTCAGTATCTTTTAAAATCCCTTCCAACATAAAATCCAACTCTTAAGGTCAGTTTTCAAAGCTTCCTCAGATGCTTCCTGACAGAATTAGTTACTCCCTACCTGTTGTTCCCTTAATATGCTGTTTACTCAGTGAATAGAGCATG
It contains:
- the Tle4 gene encoding transducin-like enhancer protein 4 isoform X5, with product MIRDLSKMYPQTRHPAPHQPAQPFKFTISESCDRIKEEFQFLQAQYHSLKLECEKLASEKTEMQRHYVMYYEMSYGLNIEMHKQAEIVKRLNAICAQVIPFLSQEQQQLQAQHLSHGHGLPVPLTPHPSGLQPPAIPPIGSSAGLLALSSALGGQSHLPIKDEKKHHDNDHQRDRDSIKHSPYMQSEARLAQTLKEDVHPRLVELQQRKSSSVSPSASFRGSEKHRNSTDYSSESKKQKTEEKEIAARYDSDGEKSDDNLVVDVSNEDPSSPRGSPAHSPRENGLDKTRLLKKDAPISPASVASSSSTPSSKSKELSLNEKSTTPVSKSNTPTPRTDAPTPGSNSTPGLRPVPGKPPGVDPLASSLRTPMAVPCPYPTPFGIVPHAGMNGELTSPGAAYAGLHNISPQMSAAAAAAAAAAAYGRSPVVGFDPHHHMRGVPAIPPNLTGIPGGKPAYSFHVSADGQMQPVPFPPDALIGPGIPRHARQINTLNHGEVVCAVTISNPTRHVYTGGKGCVKVWDISHPGNKSPVSQLDCLNRDNYIRSCRLLPDGRTLIVGGEASTLSIWDLAAPTPRIKAELTSSAPACYALAISPDSKVCFSCCSDGNIAVWDLHNQTLVRQFQGHTDGASCIDISNDGTKLWTGGLDNTVRSWDLREGRQLQQHDFTSQIFSLGYCPTGEWLAVGMENSNVEVLHVTKPDKYQLHLHESCVLSLKFAHCGKWFVSTGKDNLLNAWRTPYGASIFQSKESSSVLSCDISVDDKYIVTGSGDKKATVYEVIY
- the Tle4 gene encoding transducin-like enhancer protein 4 isoform X2, whose product is MIRDLSKMYPQTRHPAPHQPAQPFKFTISESCDRIKEEFQFLQAQYHSLKLECEKLASEKTEMQRHYVMYYEMSYGLNIEMHKQAEIVKRLNAICAQVIPFLSQEHQQQVVQAVERAKQVTMAELNAIIGQQLQAQHLSHGHGLPVPLTPHPSGLQPPAIPPIGSSAGLLALSSALGGQSHLPIKDEKKHHDNDHQRDRDSIKHSPYMQSEARLAQTLKEDVHPRLVELQQRKSSSVSPSASFRGSEKHRNSTDYSSESKKQKTEEKEIAARYDSDGEKSDDNLVVDVSNEDPSSPRGSPAHSPRENGLDKTRLLKKDAPISPASVASSSSTPSSKSKELSLNEKSTTPVSKSNTPTPRTDAPTPGSNSTPGLRPVPGKPPGVDPLASSLRTPMAVPCPYPTPFGIVPHAGMNGELTSPGAAYAGLHNISPQMSAAAAAAAAAAAYGRSPVVGFDPHHHMRGVPAIPPNLTGIPGGKPAYSFHVSADGQMQPVPFPPDALIGPGIPRHARQINTLNHGEVVCAVTISNPTRHVYTGGKGCVKVWDISHPGNKSPVSQLDCLNRDNYIRSCRLLPDGRTLIVGGEASTLSIWDLAAPTPRIKAELTSSAPACYALAISPDSKVCFSCCSDGNIAVWDLHNQTLVRQFQGHTDGASCIDISNDGTKLWTGGLDNTVRSWDLREGRQLQQHDFTSQIFSLGYCPTGEWLAVGMENSNVEVLHVTKPDKYQLHLHESCVLSLKFAHCGKWFVSTGKDNLLNAWRTPYGASIFQSKESSSVLSCDISVDDKYIVTGSGDKKATVYEVIY
- the Tle4 gene encoding transducin-like enhancer protein 4 isoform X4, encoding MIRDLSKMYPQTRHPAPHQPAQPFKFTISESCDRIKEEFQFLQAQYHSLKLECEKLASEKTEMQRHYVMYYEMSYGLNIEMHKQAEIVKRLNAICAQVIPFLSQEHQQQVVQAVERAKQVTMAELNAIIGQQQLQAQHLSHGHGLPVPLTPHPSGLQPPAIPPIGSSAGLLALSSALGGQSHLPIKDEKKHHDNDHQRDRDSIKHSPYMQSEARLAQTLKEDVHPRLVELQQRKSSSVSPSASFRGSEKHRNSTDYSSESKKQKTEEKEIAARYDSDGEKSDDNLVVDVSNEDPSSPRGSPAHSPRENGLDKTRLLKKDAPISPASVASSSSTPSSKSKELSLNEKSTTPVSKSNTPTPRTDAPTPGSNSTPGLRPVPGKPPASSLRTPMAVPCPYPTPFGIVPHAGMNGELTSPGAAYAGLHNISPQMSAAAAAAAAAAAYGRSPVVGFDPHHHMRGVPAIPPNLTGIPGGKPAYSFHVSADGQMQPVPFPPDALIGPGIPRHARQINTLNHGEVVCAVTISNPTRHVYTGGKGCVKVWDISHPGNKSPVSQLDCLNRDNYIRSCRLLPDGRTLIVGGEASTLSIWDLAAPTPRIKAELTSSAPACYALAISPDSKVCFSCCSDGNIAVWDLHNQTLVRQFQGHTDGASCIDISNDGTKLWTGGLDNTVRSWDLREGRQLQQHDFTSQIFSLGYCPTGEWLAVGMENSNVEVLHVTKPDKYQLHLHESCVLSLKFAHCGKWFVSTGKDNLLNAWRTPYGASIFQSKESSSVLSCDISVDDKYIVTGSGDKKATVYEVIY